Sequence from the Desertibacillus haloalkaliphilus genome:
AGTTCATCCAATTCTTTATACATTTGGCGTGATTTTTGCGATTCAAATGGCGTTCTTCCCAGCGCATTAATTGTTAAAACGATCAATCATTATTTAATTTATATTACCCCTTAAGTAGGTTCTACTTAGGGGGTTTTTGTAATTGGCCCCTACTCGTAACAGCGTAGGTTAATTTGATTAGACTGCCTAATGGAAAAGCCAAACCAAATCAGAGCTACAATACGAAAGGAGCCATTACTATTAATGGTAACCAAAACGTGTTTACCATTAATATTCGGAAACTTTTTACGTAATTATCATGAATTAAAAAAGAGATAGATATATTGAGACTCCCACGTCTTAAGATGAAAGCCCTACACTTCACGGTGTGACGGGTGGGATCTTTGAGTGACTTAACGTTCGCGGTCGTTTTCTGTTTTCTCGTTCGGAAAATCTATAAGTAAATCGATCGTCCTAATCTCAACTAGAAAGTTCGACTACTTTGGTAGAAAAATATGGTTGATACGATGTAAACAAACAAATATAAACATTTTTATTTATTTTCTGACATTTTATTGAAAAAATAAATTTTTTACTATAGAATTAATTTTGTAATTTTCTGCAAATACACACACATAAACATTACTAAAGGAGGGGATAAAAATGAGTGCGATAGTGTTAGCGCTTGCAGGGATGTTAGTGTTTTATTTAGGATGGCGGTATTATTCAAAGTTTATTGCAGAGAAAATTTACCGTCTTGACCCGGATTATGTAACACCTGCCCACCGATACAGGGATGATGTGGATTTTGTGCCGACAAATAAGTTTGTCTTATGGGGGCATCATTTCACCTCGGTGGCTGGGGCGGCACCTATTCTAGGTCCAGCCATTGCTGTCTATTGGGGATGGCTTCCCGCACTTGTCTGGGTCGTGTTAGGAACTGTTTTTGCTGCAGGTGTTCATGATTTTGGTACACTTGTTTTATCTGTAAGAAATAAAGGGCAATCAGTTGGGACGTTAGCAAATCGATTGATAGGTCGCAGGGCAAAATTGCTATTTTTGTTTATCATTTTAATTTTAGTATTGATGGTTAACGCTGTTTTTGCTTGGGTGATCTCGAATTTATTTGTACAGTTCCCAGCAAGTGTATTATCTGTATTTATCCAAATTCCACTGGCGATCTGGATTGGGTACAAGGTTCATAAGAAAAGTAAAAATATGCTCCTACCGTCACTCGCAGCCCTTGCTGTTATGTATGGAACAGCGATCCTTGCGAGCCACTTTCCTGTATTACAAATTGATCTAGTGCGTTATTTTGGTGGTGAAGAAAGTGCAGGTCTTTTCGGATTAGGGGCAACAGGATCGGCATTTTTAATCTGGATTATCGTGTTATTTGCTTATGTGTATGTTGCGTCTACGTTACCGGTGTGGAAGTTACTTCAACCACGGGATTACATTAATTCACACCAATTAGTCGTTGGTTTAGGGATTCTTTATTTAGGGTTGTTTCTAACGAATCCAACTGTTACAGCTCCAGCGACAAATGCAAGTACTGATGTTCCGTGGTTTCCATTACTATTTATCACGATTGCATGTGGTGCGATTTCTGGGTTTCATGGTTTAGTATCCTCAGGAACGAGTTCTAAGCAATTAAATAAGGAGACAGATGCTCGTTTTGTAGGTTATATGGGAGCGGTTGGAGAAGGAATGCTCGCATTAATCTCAATTATTGCTGTTGTTACATTGTTTGCAACACAAGCAGACTTTTTGGCGGCATACAGTACATGGGATGCAGCTAATGGAGGGGGCCTTGGCAACTTTATTGTTGGGGCGGGACAATTAGCGACTGGGCTCATGATTCCGGTAGGTATCGCCGAAACGATTGTAGCAGTGATTGTCGTTAGTTTTGCTGCAACAACGCTGGATACGGCTGTCCGTCTAATGCGTTATATCATTACTGAGCTTGGTAGTGAATATAAGGTGAAGTCGTTAACGAAGACACATGTTGCAACAACTGTCGCTGTCGGTTCAAGTGCGGCACTCGCTGTATTACCAGAAGGGCCGAATGGCTTTGGTTCAGGTGGGTATCTATTATGGCCACTTTTCGGTACTTCAAATCAGTTGTTAGCAGGGATTAGTTTGCTGTTAATTACAATTTGGCTGAAGAAGAATGCAAGAAACTATTTAGTTACTTTAATTCCGATGATCTTCTTGTTGTTTATGACCGTTTGGGCGATGATTCAGCAAGTGTTTACTCAATGGGCGACTTGGGGTAGCGATAGTAATATGTTATTGTTCGGCTTTGGTGCGGTAATATTAGGATTTGCGATTTGGATTGTTCTTGAATCTATTTATATTCTTTCATCAAATAAAGATCATGATAACATTGATCCGTCGATGTAAGGGTACGTATAGAAGCTTAAATAGCGAGGATAGAATCCATAATTGGGTTCTATCCTTTTCCTTCATTACAATAATTGAGGTGTTCAGCAATGACAGAGGAAAAATGGAGCTTTAAAAAAATAGTAAAGTTATATGATGAAATCTTAAGTTTACAGCATCGGGCTGAGATTAAGCGTGAAATTCGTGATCAAGATGACCTGTTTATGCTTCTCTGTTTCTCAGAGATGTTAGGGATCCCTAATCCAGTTTCCTATTATACGCTAGAGCTCTATCCAGAAATGATTGAAAAGTTTCATGATTGGCATTTGCGTATGGGAATGGAAAAGTCGCCATTAGATGGGATACGTTGTTGCTAGATGAGGAGGAGGTAGCTTGTGAAGAAGGGCTTGTTGCAAAGAAAAGTTATATTCGTTGGAGGAAAAGGTGGTGTTGGTAAATCGACATCAGCTTCTGCCCTTGCGATGTCAGCGGCAAAACAAGGAAAGAGAACATTACTTGTATCGACAGATCCTGCTCACAATATTGGTGATATCTTTCATACGAAAATTGGTTCAAAGCGTAAGAAGCTTACCACACATTTATGGGGACTAGAGATACACCCTGAAGAGGAACAGAAAAAGTACATAGAGACAGTAAAGGATAACTTACGTGGGATGATCAAACCGAGTATGATCGATGAAATCCATCGTCAAATTGATATGGCAAGTGTTTCGCCGGGAGCAGATGAGTCTGCTTTGTTTGATCGTATCGTTTCGATCATTTTAGAGGAAGGTACTGATTTTGAACATATTATCTTTGATACTGCTCCTACGGGACATACGATCCGTTTATTATCACTTCCTGAATTAATGAGTGCATGGGTGGATGGAATGCTTGATCGTCGTAAAACGGTTAACGAGAACTATGCACAGTGGTTAGATGATGGGGAACCGCGTGAGGATACGATTTATCAAATTTTAGCGAAAAGAAAAGACCGTTTTGCAAAGGTTCGTGAAATATTATTAAATCCGAAAAAAACTGGATTCGTCTTTGTATTAATTCCTGAGCGTTTGCCGATTTTAGAAACGGAGAAGGCCGTGCAGCTGCTTGAACAGTATAAAATTAATGTTGATACGCTCTTTGTAAATAAGGTGATTCCACCTCATGCGGATGGTCAATTTTTACAGAAGCGGCGACTACAGGAGCAGAAATATCTAGAATGGATTGAATCCTCTTTTAAAAAGCAACGCATTGTACAAATCCCATTGTATGAAGAGGATATCAATAATCTTGAGGCGTTAGAGCAAATTTCAACATACCTAAAGGAAACGAAATAAAATTGAAAGATTAAACCTTGGTTGTCGCGGCAACGAAGGTTTTTTCATAGTGTGATGGACCATAAGGGAGAACTGAAGAGGAGAGGTATAGTCAATGATGAGCCTAGTGTTTTTAGTAAGTGAAGATCACCGGAAAGTGAGGACGAAATGCTAGATTACACAGACATGGAATACCCATTTTTAACCAAAAAATTATGGAAGATCATATTTAACGTGCAAATATTAAAACAATTAGTGCAAAACTAAATCTTTTAGTATATAATATAGGAAACATTAATGCTTCGACGCTTTTATGCATTAAAGAAAAAGGGGGGAGAAAGAAAGTGAAGAAGAAAATAGTTATGCCATTATTAGCAGCGACGTGTGCGATCGCACTAACTGCTTGTGGTGGAACGGAAGATGCAAATACAGAGGTTGAGGAAAATGACGTTGATCAATCAGAAGAAACATATACGTTAAAAGTCGGACATATCGCACCGCCGGAAGAGGCGTATGCAATAGGCTTTGAGGCTTATGCAGAAGCTGTTGAAGAAGCTACAGATGGTCGAGTTGAATTTGAGATCTTTGATAATGGTTCTCTTGGTGGTGAACGAGAATTAGCAGAAGGAGTTCAGCTAGGTAACTTAGACATGAGTTTGATCACAACTGGCGTGATGAGTAACTTTACACCGGAAGTCACAGCGCTAGAGTTTCCTTTTTTATTCCGAGATTTAGATCATGCATATAAAACATTAGATGGAGAGATCGGTCAAGAGATTCTAGATAAAATGTCTGATGCCGGCTTTAAGGGTATTTCTTTTTGGGAAAATGGACAACGACACTTGGCTAATAACAAACGTCCTATCCGCACACCTGAGGATGCAAAAGGGTTACAGATGAGAACGATTGAAAGTGATATTCTATTAGATACGTATGAAAGTATTGGGACAAACCCAACACCAATGGCTTTCCCTGAAGTATATGGTGGCTTGCAACAAGGGGTTATTGATGGTACGGACCAATCCTATGGTGTCATTTGGAGTACAAACACGTATGAACAGCTTCCATACTTCTCAGAATC
This genomic interval carries:
- a CDS encoding carbon starvation CstA family protein codes for the protein MSAIVLALAGMLVFYLGWRYYSKFIAEKIYRLDPDYVTPAHRYRDDVDFVPTNKFVLWGHHFTSVAGAAPILGPAIAVYWGWLPALVWVVLGTVFAAGVHDFGTLVLSVRNKGQSVGTLANRLIGRRAKLLFLFIILILVLMVNAVFAWVISNLFVQFPASVLSVFIQIPLAIWIGYKVHKKSKNMLLPSLAALAVMYGTAILASHFPVLQIDLVRYFGGEESAGLFGLGATGSAFLIWIIVLFAYVYVASTLPVWKLLQPRDYINSHQLVVGLGILYLGLFLTNPTVTAPATNASTDVPWFPLLFITIACGAISGFHGLVSSGTSSKQLNKETDARFVGYMGAVGEGMLALISIIAVVTLFATQADFLAAYSTWDAANGGGLGNFIVGAGQLATGLMIPVGIAETIVAVIVVSFAATTLDTAVRLMRYIITELGSEYKVKSLTKTHVATTVAVGSSAALAVLPEGPNGFGSGGYLLWPLFGTSNQLLAGISLLLITIWLKKNARNYLVTLIPMIFLLFMTVWAMIQQVFTQWATWGSDSNMLLFGFGAVILGFAIWIVLESIYILSSNKDHDNIDPSM
- a CDS encoding ArsA family ATPase, translating into MKKGLLQRKVIFVGGKGGVGKSTSASALAMSAAKQGKRTLLVSTDPAHNIGDIFHTKIGSKRKKLTTHLWGLEIHPEEEQKKYIETVKDNLRGMIKPSMIDEIHRQIDMASVSPGADESALFDRIVSIILEEGTDFEHIIFDTAPTGHTIRLLSLPELMSAWVDGMLDRRKTVNENYAQWLDDGEPREDTIYQILAKRKDRFAKVREILLNPKKTGFVFVLIPERLPILETEKAVQLLEQYKINVDTLFVNKVIPPHADGQFLQKRRLQEQKYLEWIESSFKKQRIVQIPLYEEDINNLEALEQISTYLKETK
- the dctP gene encoding TRAP transporter substrate-binding protein DctP — encoded protein: MKKKIVMPLLAATCAIALTACGGTEDANTEVEENDVDQSEETYTLKVGHIAPPEEAYAIGFEAYAEAVEEATDGRVEFEIFDNGSLGGERELAEGVQLGNLDMSLITTGVMSNFTPEVTALEFPFLFRDLDHAYKTLDGEIGQEILDKMSDAGFKGISFWENGQRHLANNKRPIRTPEDAKGLQMRTIESDILLDTYESIGTNPTPMAFPEVYGGLQQGVIDGTDQSYGVIWSTNTYEQLPYFSESGLYYASATLIINDELYQSMPEDIQSIIVDLGKEYAEVQREISQELEAEQRENLLENGVDIVPYEEFDVEGFRELVEPVYEKHADDYGDLVERILDVE
- a CDS encoding cory-CC-star protein; amino-acid sequence: MTEEKWSFKKIVKLYDEILSLQHRAEIKREIRDQDDLFMLLCFSEMLGIPNPVSYYTLELYPEMIEKFHDWHLRMGMEKSPLDGIRCC